The sequence CCCCTCTGCGCGGCCCACCTCCACTGCCCGCCCCTCGCCGTGGCCGTCGCCGCGGACCTCGCCGTCTCCGCCCTCAACCCGTCCCTCGACTCCTGGGACCAGGCCCCCGCAGCCTCAGAGCTGGAAGCCCTCGTCACCCGGGCCCTCGCCGACGAGGTCTACCCACCCGCCGCCCGAACCACGGCCGCCACCCCCGACGCCCTCGTCACCACCGGCGGCACCGAAGCCAACCAACTCGCCCTCCTCCTCGCCCGCGACAAACACGGCCACGTACAACTCGTCCAGGCGGAGAACGCCCACCACTCCCTCCACCGCGCCACCTGGCTCCTCGGCCTCCCCGAACCGGTCACCGTGCCCGCCCCCGCCGGCACCATGGACCCCGCCGCACTCGACCAGGCCCTCACCGCACTCGGCGGCCCGCCCGGCACCGTCCTCGTCGCGGCCACCGCCGGCACCACCGACGCCGGGCTCATCGACCCCCTCCCCGAGATCGCCACCCGCTGCGAAACCCACGGCGCCCGCCTCCACATCGACGCCGCCTACGGCGGGGGACTCCTCCTCAGCGACCGCCACCGCCCCGCACTCGACGGCCTCGCCCGCGCCCACACCGTCACCCTCGACCTGCACAAACTCGGCTGGCAGCCCGTCGCCGCAGGCCTCCTCGCCGTACGCGACCCCGACGACCTCACCGCCCTCCACCACCGCGCCGCCTACCTCAACGCCGACGACGACACCGAAGCCGGTCTCCCCGACGTCCTCGGACGCTCCCTGCGCACCACCCGCCGCGCCGACATCCTCAAGATCGCCGTCACCCTCAGGACCCTCGGCCGCAGGGGACTCGGCGCCCTCGTCGACCAGGTCTGCGCCCGCGCCGCCGAACTCGCCGAACTCATCGCCGTACACCCGCACTTCGAGCTCTACGACCGGCCCACCATCAGCACCGTCCTGTTCCGGCCCGCCGACGCCACCGACGACACCGTCGCCGACGTCCGCCGCACCCTCCTCACCGAAGGCCGCGCCGTCCTGGGCCGAGCCCGCCTCGACAACCGCCTCTGGCTCAAAGCCACCCTGCTCAACCCGCACACCGGACCCGACGACCTCGCCGCACTCCTGAAACTGGTGGAAGGACACACCGCCCGATGACGCCCTCCACGTCTCCCACGCACCACCAGCCCGAAGCCCCCCGCGACCTCGTCGGCATCGGCATCGGCCCCAGCAACCTCTCCCTCGCCGCCCTCGCCCACCCCCTGGCCGAACTCGACACGGTCTTCTACGAACAACACCCCACCTTCGACTGGCACCCCGGCCTCCTCCTCGAAGGCGCCACCCTCCAGGTCCCCTTCCTCGCCGACCTGGTGACCCTCGCCGACCCCGCCAGCCCCTGGACCTTCCTCAACTACCTCAAGACCCGCGAACGCCTCTTCCCCTTCTACTTCGCCGAGCGCTTCCACATCCACCGCGCCGAATACGCCGCCTACTGCCGCTGGGTCAGCGACAGCCTCCCCGGGCTCCACTTCGGCCACCAGGTCGACGCCGTGCGCTGGAACCACGAACGCGACGTGTTCGAGGTCGACCACACCCAGCTCGACACCGACGGAGAAGCCGAAGCC is a genomic window of Streptomyces sp. NBC_00414 containing:
- a CDS encoding pyridoxal phosphate-dependent decarboxylase family protein produces the protein MSPLTPGGLASGPQGPEALRPLLDTVLDALRAGAATRPGPLPAGGPTDVAARLREALGEPLPDHGDEHALHTLVQAMAAGAADPAHPLCAAHLHCPPLAVAVAADLAVSALNPSLDSWDQAPAASELEALVTRALADEVYPPAARTTAATPDALVTTGGTEANQLALLLARDKHGHVQLVQAENAHHSLHRATWLLGLPEPVTVPAPAGTMDPAALDQALTALGGPPGTVLVAATAGTTDAGLIDPLPEIATRCETHGARLHIDAAYGGGLLLSDRHRPALDGLARAHTVTLDLHKLGWQPVAAGLLAVRDPDDLTALHHRAAYLNADDDTEAGLPDVLGRSLRTTRRADILKIAVTLRTLGRRGLGALVDQVCARAAELAELIAVHPHFELYDRPTISTVLFRPADATDDTVADVRRTLLTEGRAVLGRARLDNRLWLKATLLNPHTGPDDLAALLKLVEGHTAR